From the Leucobacter tenebrionis genome, one window contains:
- a CDS encoding aldehyde dehydrogenase family protein yields MTRSYEDWKAAAAALEFDGRPVIGGARVEARSGRTIEKTNPATGEILSRIHACDEADVDTAVAAAREAFESGSWSRAGAGFRRERLLEFARLIEERADEFALYDSLDMGKPVREAATIDAPGSAALFRFYGEAIEKTEDLIPVTPPGSTALVTREPVGVVAVIVAWNYPLEIATWKLAPALAAGNTVVVKPPVEASHSTLLLAELALEAGIPAGVLNVVTGRGSTVGRALGVHGDVDMLAFTGSTEVAKQLQQYAGQSNMKRLALEAGGKSSNLIFADCDDLRAAAEKAAFGSFYNQGEVCSANSRIFVERSVFEEFLTLYAEAAKAYAPGDPLDPASGTGSLVSEAHADTVWAAIESARSDGTIVAGGTRPEINGSRAFIEPTIVTGVPDDHEVHTREIFGPVAVVTPFDTEEEAIARANETPYGLAASLWTGSLARAHRVSQRLVAGTVSVNTVDALGFTTPFGGFKQSGFGRDLSVHALENYTDYKTTWMQWG; encoded by the coding sequence ATGACCCGCAGCTACGAGGACTGGAAGGCCGCGGCGGCGGCGCTCGAATTCGACGGCCGCCCCGTCATCGGCGGCGCGCGCGTCGAGGCGCGCTCGGGGCGGACCATCGAGAAGACCAATCCGGCGACGGGCGAGATCCTCTCCCGCATCCACGCCTGCGACGAGGCCGACGTCGACACGGCCGTCGCCGCGGCCCGCGAGGCCTTCGAATCCGGATCCTGGTCGCGCGCCGGTGCCGGCTTCCGCCGCGAGCGCCTGCTCGAGTTCGCGCGCCTCATCGAGGAGCGCGCCGACGAGTTCGCGCTCTACGACTCCCTCGACATGGGCAAGCCCGTGCGGGAAGCGGCGACGATCGACGCTCCGGGATCCGCAGCCCTCTTCCGCTTCTACGGCGAGGCGATCGAGAAGACGGAGGACCTGATCCCCGTCACGCCGCCGGGCTCCACGGCGCTCGTCACCCGCGAGCCGGTGGGGGTCGTCGCCGTGATCGTCGCCTGGAACTACCCGCTCGAGATCGCCACCTGGAAGCTCGCCCCCGCGCTCGCCGCCGGCAACACGGTCGTGGTGAAGCCCCCGGTCGAGGCCTCGCACTCGACGCTGCTGCTCGCCGAGCTGGCGCTCGAGGCGGGCATCCCGGCGGGGGTGCTCAACGTGGTGACGGGCCGCGGCTCGACGGTCGGCCGCGCGCTCGGGGTGCACGGGGACGTCGACATGCTCGCCTTCACCGGCTCGACCGAGGTGGCCAAGCAGCTGCAGCAGTACGCGGGGCAGTCGAACATGAAGCGCCTCGCCCTCGAGGCCGGCGGCAAGAGCTCGAACCTGATCTTCGCCGACTGCGACGACCTGCGCGCCGCGGCCGAGAAGGCCGCCTTCGGCAGCTTCTACAACCAGGGCGAGGTCTGCTCGGCGAACTCCCGCATCTTCGTCGAGCGCTCGGTCTTCGAGGAGTTCTTGACGCTCTACGCGGAGGCGGCGAAGGCGTACGCGCCCGGCGACCCGCTCGACCCCGCGAGCGGCACGGGATCCCTCGTCTCCGAGGCGCACGCCGACACCGTCTGGGCCGCGATCGAGAGCGCGCGGAGCGACGGTACGATCGTGGCGGGCGGCACCCGCCCCGAGATCAACGGCTCGCGGGCCTTCATCGAGCCGACGATCGTGACGGGGGTGCCCGACGACCACGAGGTGCACACCCGCGAGATCTTCGGGCCGGTCGCCGTGGTGACGCCCTTCGACACCGAGGAGGAGGCGATCGCCCGGGCCAACGAGACCCCCTACGGCCTCGCGGCCTCGCTGTGGACGGGCAGCCTCGCGCGTGCGCACCGGGTCTCGCAGCGCCTCGTCGCGGGCACCGTGTCGGTGAACACCGTCGACGCGCTCGGCTTCACCACGCCGTTCGGCGGGTTCAAGCAGTCGGGGTTCGGTCGCGACCTGTCGGTGCACGCGCTCGAGAACTACACGGACTACAAGACCACCTGGATGCAGTGGGGCTGA